Proteins from a single region of Diaphorobacter limosus:
- a CDS encoding enoyl-CoA hydratase/isomerase family protein: protein MSLFSYEVHNRVAEILFNNPPVNALTEAMLRDFLDALERAARDPEVRAVIIGSQVPGRFCAGLDLTAVHEGAHQKVRALLDRLYVRMTEVQFQMGKPTIAAVGGTARGGGMTIAISCDMIVASSDATFGYPEIDAGVLPSIHFTHLPRIVGKHRAFELLFTGRAFDAQEAQSLGLVSRLTEPGQALEGARALAQTLCGKSPEVVRFGRNAFMLANDNGYRQAVAAAADSFCNVAMTDSAREGIAAFVEKRKPRW, encoded by the coding sequence ATGTCTTTGTTCAGCTACGAAGTCCACAACCGGGTGGCGGAAATCCTGTTCAACAACCCGCCGGTCAACGCCCTGACCGAGGCCATGCTGAGGGATTTCCTGGATGCGCTGGAACGTGCCGCGCGCGATCCCGAGGTGCGCGCCGTGATCATCGGCAGCCAGGTGCCGGGCCGCTTTTGTGCCGGACTGGATCTGACGGCCGTGCACGAGGGCGCACACCAGAAGGTGCGTGCGCTGCTCGACCGGCTCTACGTGCGCATGACCGAGGTGCAGTTCCAGATGGGCAAGCCCACGATCGCGGCCGTGGGCGGCACGGCGCGCGGGGGCGGCATGACGATTGCCATCTCCTGCGACATGATCGTTGCCTCGTCGGACGCGACGTTCGGCTACCCCGAGATCGACGCCGGCGTGCTGCCCTCGATCCACTTCACGCATTTGCCGCGCATCGTCGGCAAGCACCGCGCGTTCGAGCTGCTGTTCACGGGCCGTGCCTTCGACGCGCAGGAGGCGCAGTCGCTGGGCCTGGTCTCGCGCCTGACCGAGCCAGGCCAGGCACTGGAGGGCGCGCGCGCGCTGGCGCAGACGCTGTGCGGCAAGTCGCCCGAGGTGGTGCGCTTTGGGCGCAATGCCTTCATGCTGGCCAATGACAACGGCTACCGCCAGGCGGTGGCGGCCGCGGCCGACAGCTTTTGCAACGTGGCCATGACCGACTCGGCGCGCGAGGGCATTGCTGCCTTCGTCGAGAAGCGCAAGCCGCGCTGGTGA
- a CDS encoding xanthine dehydrogenase family protein molybdopterin-binding subunit, whose protein sequence is MTSTATPSPPQASRFGSGQAVPRLEDAQLLRGEGRYVDDFAPDGLAHLVFVRSPHAHARLRGVDADAARALPGVLAVYTGADLVAAGIKPLPGPGFKRADGGPGASPARRPLAHERVADALAPGAPQLTPQAPDNIAAAMRHGDAGACAQAFARAAQVVRLAVSNQRVAAVTLEPRSLLAWVDAADGRLLLRMSTQMPSGVRKLVCDCLGLPSQQVRVLVGDVGGGFGMKTSAYPEDVATAWAAWQLRRPVKWVAQRGEDFLSSAHGRDVVSQAEMALDAQGRILALRLHSQANVGAYATPTGVAIQLMIGPWVQTSVYDIPVIDFHFQAVLTNTASTGAYRGAGRPEAIYLMERLIDEAARQTGIDRLSLRRRNFIRPEQMPYTNAMGQQYDSGRFERVMDQALPLADWQGFAARAAASQARGLWRGLGIATFLEWTGGNAFEERVTVTIQADGVVEVFSAVNAMGQGIATSLAQLVVDAFGIPIEQVRVVLGDTDRGDGFGSAGSRSLFTGGSAMRTGAERAIEHGRELAAQALEASVHDVQYQAGRYQVAGTDLGLNLAELAARQPERQIFVDSTSAVAGPSWPNGCHICEVELDPQTGAVQVVRYASVNDVGRVVNPLIVRGQLEGGAVQGLGQALSEAVAYDAASGQLLSGSLMDYALLRALDTPPFQMTMDESTPCLNNPLGVKGVGELGTIGATPCVVNAVADALARAGRADLAPRLTMPLTPGRLWQLLQPQPRG, encoded by the coding sequence TTGACCAGCACCGCCACCCCCTCCCCTCCCCAGGCCAGCCGCTTTGGCAGCGGCCAGGCCGTGCCGCGCCTGGAAGACGCACAGCTGCTGCGCGGCGAGGGCCGCTACGTGGACGACTTTGCGCCGGACGGGCTGGCGCACCTGGTGTTCGTGCGCTCGCCCCACGCCCACGCCCGCCTGCGCGGCGTGGATGCGGACGCGGCGCGCGCCCTGCCCGGAGTGCTGGCCGTCTACACCGGCGCCGACCTGGTGGCCGCGGGCATCAAGCCCCTGCCCGGCCCCGGCTTCAAGCGCGCGGATGGCGGCCCCGGCGCCAGCCCCGCGCGCCGGCCGCTGGCGCATGAGCGCGTGGCCGACGCCCTGGCCCCGGGCGCACCGCAGCTCACGCCCCAGGCGCCCGACAACATCGCCGCCGCGATGCGCCATGGCGACGCCGGCGCCTGCGCCCAGGCCTTCGCGCGCGCCGCGCAGGTGGTGCGCCTGGCCGTCAGCAACCAGCGCGTGGCCGCGGTGACGCTGGAGCCGCGCTCGCTACTGGCCTGGGTGGATGCCGCCGATGGGCGCCTGCTGCTGCGCATGAGCACGCAAATGCCCAGCGGCGTGCGCAAGCTGGTCTGCGACTGCCTGGGGCTACCAAGCCAGCAGGTGCGCGTGCTGGTGGGCGACGTGGGCGGCGGTTTTGGCATGAAGACCTCGGCCTACCCCGAGGATGTGGCCACCGCCTGGGCCGCCTGGCAGCTGCGGCGCCCGGTGAAATGGGTGGCGCAGCGCGGCGAAGATTTTTTGTCGTCGGCCCACGGGCGCGACGTGGTCAGCCAGGCCGAGATGGCGCTGGATGCGCAAGGCCGCATCCTGGCGCTGCGCCTGCACTCGCAGGCCAACGTGGGCGCCTACGCCACACCCACGGGCGTGGCCATCCAGCTGATGATCGGCCCCTGGGTGCAGACCAGCGTCTACGACATCCCGGTGATCGACTTTCACTTCCAGGCCGTGCTGACGAACACTGCGTCCACCGGCGCCTACCGCGGCGCGGGCCGGCCCGAGGCCATCTACCTGATGGAGCGGCTCATCGACGAGGCTGCGCGCCAGACCGGCATAGACCGCCTCAGCTTGCGCCGGCGCAACTTCATCCGTCCCGAGCAAATGCCCTACACCAACGCCATGGGCCAGCAGTACGACAGCGGGCGCTTCGAGCGGGTGATGGACCAGGCCCTGCCGCTGGCCGACTGGCAGGGTTTTGCCGCGCGCGCCGCCGCCTCGCAGGCACGCGGCCTGTGGCGCGGGCTCGGCATCGCCACCTTTCTGGAATGGACCGGCGGCAACGCCTTCGAGGAGCGCGTCACCGTCACCATCCAGGCCGACGGCGTGGTCGAGGTGTTCTCGGCCGTCAACGCCATGGGCCAGGGCATTGCCACGTCGCTGGCGCAGCTGGTGGTGGACGCCTTCGGCATCCCGATAGAGCAGGTGCGCGTGGTGCTGGGCGACACCGATCGCGGCGACGGCTTCGGCAGCGCCGGCTCGCGCTCGCTGTTCACCGGTGGCTCGGCCATGCGCACAGGCGCCGAGCGCGCCATAGAGCATGGGCGCGAACTGGCCGCGCAGGCGCTGGAGGCCTCGGTGCACGACGTGCAGTACCAGGCGGGGCGCTACCAGGTGGCCGGCACCGACCTGGGGCTGAACCTGGCGGAACTGGCCGCGCGCCAGCCAGAGCGGCAGATCTTCGTGGACAGCACCAGCGCCGTCGCAGGCCCGTCCTGGCCCAACGGCTGCCATATTTGCGAGGTTGAACTCGACCCGCAGACCGGCGCCGTGCAGGTCGTGCGCTACGCCAGCGTGAACGACGTGGGCCGGGTGGTGAATCCGCTGATCGTGCGCGGCCAGCTTGAAGGCGGCGCCGTGCAGGGCCTGGGCCAGGCGCTGAGCGAAGCAGTCGCCTACGACGCGGCCAGCGGCCAGCTGCTCTCCGGCAGCCTGATGGACTACGCGCTGTTGCGGGCGCTGGACACGCCCCCGTTCCAGATGACCATGGACGAGTCCACCCCCTGCCTGAACAACCCGCTGGGCGTGAAGGGCGTGGGCGAGCTGGGCACGATTGGCGCCACGCCCTGCGTGGTCAACGCCGTGGCCGACGCCCTGGCACGCGCCGGCCGCGCGGATCTGGCGCCACGCCTGACCATGCCGCTGACGCCGGGGCGGCTGTGGCAGTTGCTGCAACCGCAGCCGCGGGGCTGA
- a CDS encoding Bug family tripartite tricarboxylate transporter substrate binding protein, which produces MTLTRRHLLACAAACATLPAWADAHKPLRVLVGFPPGGGSDAIARLLADKLKDVLGQPVVVDNRPGAGGQIAAQVLKAAPADGGTVFLTHDHTISILPQVVKNPGFEPARDFVAVGGFATFVNCLAVPAATPAASFGEFVQWVQRDRAGKSAVGIPAPASTPEFLVRLLGQRYQIDLTAVPYRGSAPMIADMLGNQIPAGIGSVQDFIENHRAGKLRVLAVLGARRQAALPDVPTFAELGLKGFEDTPYYGFYAPAGTPQAFIQRFSDALAQVVAIPEVRDQLTAMGLTVGAMTPEQLTTRERAYTAVWRRIILDSGFRPQ; this is translated from the coding sequence ATGACCCTGACCCGCCGCCACCTGCTGGCCTGCGCCGCCGCCTGCGCTACGTTGCCCGCCTGGGCCGACGCCCATAAGCCCCTGCGCGTGCTGGTGGGCTTTCCGCCCGGCGGTGGCTCGGACGCCATTGCCCGCCTGCTGGCCGACAAGCTCAAGGACGTACTGGGCCAGCCCGTGGTGGTGGACAACCGCCCCGGCGCGGGCGGGCAGATCGCGGCCCAGGTACTCAAGGCTGCGCCGGCCGACGGCGGCACGGTGTTCCTCACGCACGATCACACCATCTCCATCCTGCCGCAGGTGGTGAAGAACCCGGGCTTCGAGCCCGCGCGGGACTTTGTCGCCGTGGGCGGCTTTGCCACCTTCGTCAACTGCCTGGCCGTGCCAGCCGCAACGCCGGCGGCCAGCTTTGGCGAATTCGTGCAGTGGGTGCAGCGGGACAGGGCTGGCAAGAGCGCCGTGGGCATACCGGCGCCGGCCTCCACGCCCGAGTTTTTGGTCCGGCTGCTGGGCCAGCGCTACCAGATCGACCTGACGGCCGTGCCCTACCGCGGCAGCGCGCCCATGATTGCCGACATGCTGGGCAACCAGATACCGGCCGGCATCGGCTCGGTGCAGGACTTCATCGAGAACCACCGCGCCGGCAAGCTGCGCGTGCTGGCCGTGCTGGGCGCCAGGCGCCAGGCGGCCCTGCCCGACGTGCCCACCTTCGCCGAGCTGGGCCTCAAGGGTTTTGAGGACACACCGTACTACGGCTTCTATGCGCCCGCGGGCACGCCGCAGGCCTTCATCCAGCGTTTTTCCGACGCCCTGGCCCAGGTGGTCGCCATCCCCGAGGTGCGCGATCAGCTCACGGCCATGGGCCTCACCGTGGGCGCCATGACGCCCGAGCAGCTGACGACGCGCGAACGCGCCTACACGGCGGTGTGGCGGCGCATCATCTTGGACAGCGGCTTCAGGCCGCAGTGA
- the argH gene encoding argininosuccinate lyase, with amino-acid sequence MPHTPASQPSHDQLATKSQAWSALFSEPMSDLVKRYTSSVFFDKRLWQADIAGSLAHAEMLAAQAIIGAQDLADIQKGMERITQEIESGAFEWKLDLEDVHLNIEARLTQLVGDAGKRLHTGRSRNDQVATDVRLWLRGEIDLIASLLSELQLALVEVAEKNVEVILPGFTHLQVAQPVSFAHHLLAYVEMFKRDAERMLDARKRVNLLPLGSAALAGTTYPLDRERVAKTLGMDGVCQNSLDGVSDRDFAIEFTAAASLCMVHISRLSEELIIWMSQNFGFIRIADRFTTGSSIMPQKKNPDVPELARGKTGRVVGHLMGLITLMKGQPLAYNKDNQEDKEPLFDTVDTLKDTLRIFAEMIGGQVNPATGAKEGGITVNADAMRAAAQKGYATATDLADYLVKKGLPFRDAHETVAHAVKAAQSHGVDLSELPLAVLQGFHPAIEKDVFDALSLEGSLNARNTLGGTAPAQVRAQLARHRARLKI; translated from the coding sequence ATGCCCCACACACCCGCATCGCAGCCCTCCCACGACCAGCTCGCCACCAAGTCCCAGGCCTGGTCGGCGCTGTTTTCCGAGCCCATGAGCGATCTGGTCAAGCGCTACACGTCCAGCGTGTTCTTCGACAAGCGCCTGTGGCAGGCCGACATTGCGGGCAGCCTGGCCCATGCCGAGATGCTGGCGGCCCAGGCCATCATCGGCGCGCAGGACCTGGCTGACATCCAAAAAGGCATGGAGAGAATCACGCAGGAGATCGAATCCGGCGCCTTCGAGTGGAAGCTGGACCTGGAGGACGTGCACCTGAACATCGAGGCACGCCTGACCCAGCTGGTGGGCGACGCCGGCAAGCGCCTGCACACCGGCCGCAGCCGCAACGACCAGGTGGCGACCGACGTGCGCCTGTGGCTGCGCGGCGAGATCGACCTGATCGCCAGCCTCTTGAGCGAGCTGCAGCTGGCCCTGGTCGAGGTGGCCGAGAAGAACGTCGAGGTCATCCTGCCCGGCTTCACCCACCTGCAGGTGGCCCAGCCGGTCAGCTTTGCGCACCACCTGCTGGCCTATGTGGAGATGTTCAAGCGCGATGCCGAGCGCATGCTCGATGCCCGCAAGCGCGTCAACCTGCTGCCCCTGGGCAGTGCCGCCCTGGCCGGCACCACCTACCCGCTGGACCGCGAGCGCGTCGCCAAGACCCTGGGCATGGACGGCGTGTGCCAGAACAGCCTGGACGGCGTGAGCGACCGGGACTTCGCCATCGAATTCACGGCCGCCGCCAGCCTGTGCATGGTGCACATCTCGCGCCTGTCCGAAGAACTGATCATCTGGATGAGCCAGAACTTCGGCTTCATCCGTATCGCCGACCGCTTCACGACGGGCTCGTCGATCATGCCGCAGAAGAAGAACCCCGACGTGCCGGAATTGGCGCGCGGCAAGACCGGCCGCGTGGTCGGTCACCTGATGGGCCTGATCACGCTGATGAAGGGCCAGCCCCTGGCCTACAACAAGGACAACCAGGAGGACAAGGAGCCGCTGTTCGACACCGTCGATACGTTGAAAGACACGCTGCGCATCTTTGCCGAGATGATCGGCGGCCAGGTGAACCCCGCCACCGGCGCCAAGGAGGGCGGCATCACGGTCAATGCCGATGCCATGCGAGCCGCCGCGCAAAAGGGCTACGCCACGGCCACCGACCTGGCCGATTACCTGGTCAAGAAGGGCCTGCCGTTCCGCGATGCGCACGAGACCGTGGCCCATGCCGTCAAGGCCGCCCAGTCGCACGGCGTGGATCTGTCGGAGCTGCCGCTGGCCGTGCTGCAGGGCTTTCACCCGGCCATCGAAAAGGACGTGTTCGACGCTTTGAGCCTGGAGGGCTCGCTGAACGCGCGCAATACCCTTGGCGGCACCGCACCCGCACAGGTGCGCGCGCAGCTGGCGCGCCACCGCGCGCGTCTGAAGATCTGA
- a CDS encoding sensor histidine kinase — translation MQETRILSTHPAPLHEPAPRVAAMGRALVFDACQVGVVLRAVLFVEVVLGVCALFGTTGPGDWLARLALLTGAALPATLLWLVTACSLKNALQRLPPPLQYAAGVLLGMLAGLYACAMLLLAGAAGEAPPWLACAASGALLSALLVTALQLRARARTPAATAARLTELQSRIRPHFLFNTLNSAIALVRDEPAKAEALLEDLSDLFRHALVEQGESATLEEEITLARRYLDIEQVRFGERMRVQWQIDPRAHAARLPPLLLQPLVENAVKHGVEPSAHGGKLRITAEQRGSRVVLTITNTRPSEGAGSDERPRGHGIAQANVRERLRLLHDVDCDFSAGMHNGLYQVRISLPC, via the coding sequence ATGCAAGAAACGCGAATTTTATCGACCCACCCCGCCCCCCTGCACGAGCCAGCGCCGCGCGTGGCCGCCATGGGCCGCGCCCTGGTGTTCGACGCCTGCCAGGTGGGGGTGGTGCTGCGCGCCGTGCTCTTCGTCGAGGTGGTGCTGGGCGTGTGCGCGCTGTTCGGCACCACCGGCCCCGGCGACTGGCTGGCGCGCCTGGCCCTGCTCACCGGCGCGGCCCTGCCGGCCACGCTGCTCTGGCTGGTCACGGCCTGCAGCCTCAAGAATGCCCTGCAGCGCCTGCCGCCGCCGCTGCAATACGCGGCCGGCGTGCTGCTGGGCATGCTGGCGGGGCTGTATGCCTGCGCCATGCTGCTGCTGGCCGGCGCGGCGGGCGAGGCTCCGCCCTGGCTGGCCTGCGCGGCCAGCGGCGCCCTGCTGTCGGCCCTGCTGGTCACGGCGCTGCAGCTGCGCGCCCGCGCGCGCACGCCGGCGGCCACGGCGGCGCGCCTGACCGAGCTGCAGTCGCGCATACGCCCGCATTTCTTGTTCAATACCTTGAACAGCGCCATTGCCCTGGTACGCGACGAGCCCGCCAAGGCCGAGGCCCTGCTGGAAGACCTGAGCGACCTGTTTCGCCACGCCCTTGTCGAGCAGGGCGAATCGGCCACGCTGGAAGAAGAAATCACCCTGGCGCGGCGCTACCTGGACATAGAGCAGGTGCGTTTTGGCGAGCGCATGCGCGTGCAGTGGCAGATAGACCCACGCGCCCACGCCGCGCGCCTGCCGCCGCTGCTCTTGCAGCCGCTGGTGGAAAACGCCGTCAAGCATGGCGTGGAACCCAGCGCCCATGGCGGAAAACTGCGCATCACCGCCGAGCAGCGTGGCAGCCGCGTGGTGCTGACCATCACCAACACCCGGCCAAGTGAAGGTGCAGGGAGCGACGAGCGCCCGCGCGGCCACGGCATCGCCCAGGCCAATGTGCGCGAGCGCCTGCGCCTGCTGCACGATGTGGACTGCGACTTCAGCGCCGGCATGCACAACGGCCTGTACCAGGTGCGCATTTCTCTCCCTTGTTGA
- a CDS encoding dienelactone hydrolase family protein, whose amino-acid sequence MDQDLHHDLHALLPGRGVASRRHALGLVLGAGYAAAAAPVLAQQAIATPVDGLVAGEVSFAVNGAQVYAYRAAPQGRTGLPVVLVVSEIFGVHEHIADVCRRLAQAGYLAIAPDLFARQGDPMAYGEVAKLMSELIAKVPDAQVMADLDGAVQWAGAHGGDLNKVAITGFCWGGRITWLYAAHGPVKAGVAWYGRLVGQASALNPKHPVDIAAILKAPVLGLYGEKDGGIPLDTVDRMKAALKEGSAAAKASEFVIYPDAPHAFHADYRPSYRQDAAQDGWRRMLGWFKHNGVV is encoded by the coding sequence ATGGATCAAGACTTGCACCACGACCTGCACGCCCTGCTGCCCGGACGCGGTGTGGCCAGCCGCCGCCACGCCTTGGGCCTGGTTCTGGGCGCGGGCTATGCCGCGGCCGCCGCGCCGGTGCTGGCGCAGCAGGCGATTGCCACGCCCGTCGACGGGCTGGTGGCGGGCGAGGTGAGCTTTGCCGTCAACGGCGCCCAGGTCTACGCCTACCGCGCCGCGCCCCAGGGGCGCACCGGCTTGCCGGTGGTGCTGGTGGTGTCGGAGATTTTTGGCGTGCACGAGCACATCGCCGATGTCTGCCGGCGCCTGGCGCAGGCGGGCTATCTGGCGATTGCCCCGGATCTGTTTGCGCGCCAGGGCGACCCCATGGCCTATGGCGAGGTCGCCAAGCTGATGAGCGAGCTGATTGCCAAGGTGCCCGACGCCCAGGTGATGGCCGACCTGGACGGCGCCGTGCAATGGGCGGGCGCCCATGGCGGCGATCTGAACAAGGTTGCGATCACCGGCTTTTGCTGGGGCGGACGCATCACCTGGCTGTACGCGGCCCATGGCCCGGTGAAGGCGGGCGTGGCCTGGTATGGCCGGCTGGTGGGGCAGGCCAGTGCGCTGAATCCTAAGCACCCGGTGGACATTGCCGCCATCCTGAAGGCGCCGGTGCTGGGCCTGTATGGCGAGAAAGATGGCGGCATACCCCTTGACACGGTTGATAGGATGAAAGCGGCGTTGAAGGAGGGATCGGCCGCAGCCAAGGCCAGCGAGTTCGTGATCTACCCCGATGCGCCCCACGCCTTCCATGCCGACTACCGGCCCAGCTACCGGCAGGATGCCGCGCAGGACGGCTGGCGCCGAATGCTGGGCTGGTTCAAGCACAATGGCGTGGTGTGA
- a CDS encoding ZIP family metal transporter — translation MTLGAIILATLAAGIGSVWLAAALLRLGLGGRSRVGPQHLLSLAAGALLATAFTLILPEAFEGPVDAQNLFTTLLLGLVFFFLLDKAELWHHGHEHSPAERQLHGHGTSHAHAEHGHQHDHHDHHDHDHHHHHGHGGWSLLTGDSVHCFGDGILIASAFVADMRLGVVAALSVLAHEVPHHIGDLVVLRHSSHHRNAALLKVSLAGAVTALGGMVGYYLVGLWDGALPYFLTIAASSFIYVALADLIPQLQKRLSAAQTLAQIAWLAAGIIAVTVIGALAHHGH, via the coding sequence ATGACATTAGGAGCAATCATTCTGGCCACCCTGGCCGCGGGCATTGGTAGCGTGTGGCTGGCGGCGGCGCTGCTGCGCCTGGGGCTGGGCGGGCGCTCGCGCGTGGGGCCGCAGCATCTGCTGAGCCTGGCCGCGGGCGCGCTGCTGGCCACGGCCTTCACGCTCATACTGCCTGAGGCCTTCGAGGGGCCGGTCGATGCGCAGAACCTGTTCACCACCCTGCTGCTGGGGCTGGTGTTCTTCTTTCTGCTGGACAAGGCCGAGCTATGGCACCACGGCCACGAGCACAGCCCGGCCGAGCGGCAGCTCCACGGCCATGGCACTAGCCATGCGCATGCCGAGCATGGCCATCAGCACGATCACCACGATCACCACGACCACGATCACCACCATCACCACGGCCATGGCGGCTGGTCGCTGCTGACCGGCGACAGCGTGCACTGCTTTGGCGACGGCATCCTGATCGCCTCGGCCTTCGTGGCCGACATGCGCCTGGGGGTGGTGGCGGCGCTGTCGGTGCTGGCGCACGAGGTGCCGCACCATATCGGCGACCTGGTGGTGCTGCGCCACAGCAGCCACCACCGCAATGCGGCCCTGCTCAAGGTCTCGCTGGCCGGCGCGGTGACGGCGCTGGGCGGCATGGTGGGCTACTACCTGGTGGGCCTGTGGGACGGGGCGCTGCCGTACTTCCTCACAATAGCTGCCAGCAGCTTTATTTATGTGGCCCTGGCGGACTTGATTCCGCAGCTGCAAAAACGATTGAGCGCCGCGCAGACGTTGGCGCAGATCGCCTGGCTGGCGGCCGGCATCATCGCCGTGACCGTGATTGGTGCGCTGGCGCACCATGGGCATTGA